In the Peptoclostridium acidaminophilum DSM 3953 genome, one interval contains:
- a CDS encoding UvrB/UvrC motif-containing protein codes for MICEKCKQRDATVHFKEVKNGIKSEKHLCEECAKGGQGIKVDFNIPFSVKDIFSSIMDVDIDNVFSKQSEEICPNCKSTYNRFKNVGRLGCHVCYDAFREQLFPLIKRIQGATQHTGKVPKRAGANIRIKNEIRELKERLNDAVEKEEFESAAGIRDEIKRLEKEI; via the coding sequence ATGATTTGTGAAAAGTGCAAACAGCGGGATGCGACAGTACATTTCAAGGAAGTAAAAAACGGAATCAAGAGTGAAAAGCACCTTTGCGAGGAGTGCGCAAAGGGCGGGCAAGGCATAAAGGTTGATTTCAACATACCCTTTTCGGTGAAGGACATATTTTCAAGCATAATGGATGTGGATATAGACAATGTTTTTTCAAAGCAATCCGAAGAAATCTGCCCAAACTGCAAAAGCACATATAACAGGTTCAAGAATGTCGGAAGGCTTGGATGCCATGTGTGCTACGATGCATTCAGGGAGCAGCTTTTCCCTCTGATAAAGAGAATACAGGGTGCAACGCAGCACACGGGCAAGGTTCCAAAGCGTGCGGGCGCCAATATCAGAATAAAAAATGAGATAAGGGAGCTTAAAGAAAGGCTTAACGATGCGGTTGAAAAAGAGGAATTTGAAAGCGCGGCAGGTATACGCGATGAGATAAAAAGGCTCGAAAAAGAGATATAG
- a CDS encoding protein arginine kinase has protein sequence MIKWLELDGAESEVVISSRIRLARNFSGYNFTNKLKPEEAESIIKEVENAIIYGTSAIRDDFKSLRMAEIDKLEKGILLEKHLISRDIAKSELSAALVKDDETVSIMVNEEDHIRIQALFPGFRLDDAWDIADKIDDLLEERVGYAFDERLGYLTACPTNVGTGMRASIMMHLPALVELGYIDGVLKAANQIGLAVRGIYGEGSQAKGSIFQISNQLTLGRKEEEILGNIKGLSKQLISKELEARSFLHKNHGMKFEDKIYRSLGILKSARTIDSNEAMNLLSNVKLGIEMGLIDDMKSREIDKLFIEIQPAHQQSMSGQNKAQERDVKRAEYLRKELSQNINEDKEV, from the coding sequence GTGATCAAATGGCTGGAACTAGACGGCGCTGAATCTGAAGTGGTAATAAGCTCAAGAATTAGGCTTGCCAGAAACTTTAGCGGCTATAATTTCACGAACAAGCTCAAACCCGAGGAAGCAGAGAGCATAATTAAGGAAGTTGAAAATGCTATAATTTACGGGACGAGCGCGATAAGAGATGATTTCAAGAGTCTTAGAATGGCAGAGATTGACAAGCTGGAAAAGGGCATATTGCTTGAAAAGCATCTCATAAGCAGGGACATTGCCAAGAGCGAGCTAAGTGCGGCGCTTGTAAAAGATGATGAGACCGTGAGCATAATGGTCAATGAAGAGGACCACATAAGGATACAGGCGCTTTTTCCGGGATTCAGGCTGGATGACGCGTGGGACATAGCCGACAAGATAGATGATCTTTTGGAGGAACGTGTAGGATATGCATTCGATGAAAGACTGGGATATCTTACCGCATGCCCCACGAATGTGGGAACAGGAATGAGGGCGTCTATAATGATGCATCTGCCGGCACTTGTGGAGCTTGGATATATAGACGGAGTGCTCAAGGCAGCCAACCAGATAGGGCTTGCTGTAAGGGGTATATATGGCGAAGGTTCCCAGGCTAAAGGCAGCATATTCCAGATATCAAACCAGCTTACTCTGGGAAGGAAGGAAGAGGAGATTCTGGGAAACATAAAGGGCCTTTCGAAGCAGCTCATATCGAAGGAGCTCGAGGCGAGAAGCTTTCTCCACAAGAACCACGGCATGAAATTCGAAGATAAGATATACAGGTCGCTGGGCATATTAAAGAGTGCCAGAACTATCGACTCCAATGAAGCCATGAACCTGCTTTCAAATGTGAAGCTGGGCATAGAAATGGGACTTATAGACGATATGAAATCAAGAGAAATAGACAAGCTGTTTATTGAGATACAGCCAGCACATCAGCAGAGTATGTCGGGGCAGAACAAAGCCCAGGAGAGGGACGTAAAGAGGGCGGAATATCTAAGAAAAGAGCTTTCGCAAAATATAAATGAAGACAAGGAGGTATAA
- the radA gene encoding DNA repair protein RadA, with the protein MAKIKSKFICKECGCESPKWMGKCPDCGEWNTFEEVAVQKGKQSGPGKSTGIPALRLSEVQSSKSDRIVTKINEFNRVMGGGIVKDSLTIITSRPGGGKSTLTLAVSSDVAAQGYKVLYASGEESESQIKNRADRILNQIDSKIWIISDTSMDNVLRHIDEIDPELIVIDSIQTFAFEDIDSRPGSPTQTMECANALLKAAKSDKKPRAVIMVGQMTKEDELAGLRALEHLVDTVLIIDSDRGEELRGIYCSKNRFGSTGEMGFFSMTDKGMISIDNPSEFFMTRREGGETVSGSALTVVKEGSRPIIVEVESLVSKSFTPYPSRTGECIKRDQLNTLISILEQRGNLSLFDKNVVIKTTGGLKLKEHSANLAIIMSIVSSAYNKGIRDDTVFIADVGLTGELKKVPSIELRIRELDRMGFKRVFIAQNSAGGIKTENINVIEARNLKEVISQVFGVRL; encoded by the coding sequence GTGGCTAAAATAAAGAGTAAGTTTATATGCAAAGAGTGCGGCTGTGAGAGTCCGAAGTGGATGGGCAAGTGTCCTGACTGCGGAGAATGGAACACGTTTGAAGAGGTTGCCGTGCAAAAGGGAAAACAATCAGGCCCGGGCAAATCCACAGGCATACCGGCGCTGCGGCTGTCTGAAGTGCAAAGCAGCAAAAGCGATAGAATTGTAACTAAAATAAATGAATTCAACAGGGTAATGGGCGGGGGCATTGTAAAGGATTCTCTGACCATAATCACATCAAGGCCGGGCGGAGGCAAATCAACTCTGACATTGGCGGTGTCGAGCGATGTTGCCGCGCAAGGATACAAGGTGCTGTATGCATCTGGGGAGGAGAGCGAGAGCCAGATTAAAAACAGGGCTGACAGAATACTAAACCAGATAGACAGCAAAATATGGATAATATCAGACACCAGCATGGACAATGTACTAAGACACATAGACGAGATAGACCCGGAACTGATTGTAATTGACAGTATACAGACGTTTGCATTTGAAGACATAGATTCGCGACCGGGCTCACCGACTCAGACAATGGAGTGTGCCAACGCTCTTCTCAAGGCTGCAAAGAGCGACAAGAAGCCAAGGGCTGTAATAATGGTCGGCCAGATGACTAAAGAGGACGAGCTTGCGGGCCTTAGGGCTCTCGAGCATCTGGTAGACACGGTGCTCATAATAGACAGCGACAGGGGCGAGGAGCTTCGAGGGATATACTGCTCAAAAAATAGATTCGGCAGCACCGGGGAGATGGGTTTTTTCTCAATGACTGACAAGGGAATGATTTCAATAGACAACCCGTCGGAATTCTTCATGACAAGAAGGGAAGGTGGAGAGACTGTCTCGGGAAGCGCCCTGACGGTAGTCAAGGAAGGTTCAAGGCCGATAATAGTGGAGGTGGAGAGCCTGGTTTCCAAATCATTTACTCCATATCCATCAAGAACCGGAGAATGCATAAAACGGGATCAGCTAAATACGCTCATATCAATACTCGAGCAAAGGGGCAATCTTTCGCTGTTCGACAAAAATGTAGTCATAAAGACAACGGGCGGACTAAAGCTCAAGGAGCACTCGGCAAACCTTGCTATAATAATGAGCATAGTGTCATCGGCATACAACAAAGGAATACGAGACGATACAGTGTTCATAGCGGACGTAGGCCTCACGGGCGAGCTCAAGAAGGTTCCGTCCATTGAACTCAGGATAAGGGAGCTTGACAGGATGGGGTTTAAGAGGGTTTTTATAGCTCAAAATTCCGCGGGAGGCATAAAAACAGAAAACATAAATGTAATAGAAGCAAGGAATTTAAAAGAGGTCATAAGCCAGGTTTTCGGAGTCAGACTCTAG
- the disA gene encoding DNA integrity scanning diadenylate cyclase DisA produces the protein MHNIFLKDKEKLKSLKMIAPGTPLREGLESILRAKTGALIVVGDTEDILEIVEGGFNINAEFSPAYVYELAKMDGAIILSSDGKRILNANTQLIPDPSISSKETGIRHRTAERVARQTGGMVISISQRRNIITLYQGYAKYVVRETSELLAKANQAIQTLDKYKSVLDQGMINLSALEFEDIVTLYDVVTVIQRNEMVMRIVTEVEKYIIELGDEGRLVSMQLDELVGNVKEDGKFLFKDYNIKPGMNYNDFKKEMRSFSSEELLDLSNIVKLLGYSQITSDLDICVYPKGYRILNRIPRLPASVIENLVSDFMNFQAVLRASIEQLDEVEGIGEVRAQSIRNGLRRIQEQVLVDRHI, from the coding sequence ATGCACAATATTTTTTTGAAAGACAAGGAAAAGTTAAAATCGCTCAAAATGATAGCGCCAGGAACGCCCCTGAGGGAAGGCCTTGAAAGCATACTCAGAGCGAAGACAGGCGCGCTTATAGTGGTTGGAGATACCGAAGACATACTCGAGATAGTCGAAGGCGGATTCAATATTAACGCTGAATTTTCGCCAGCCTACGTATACGAGCTTGCAAAGATGGACGGAGCAATAATCCTCTCAAGCGACGGGAAAAGAATATTAAATGCAAACACGCAGCTGATTCCCGACCCTTCGATATCATCAAAGGAAACCGGCATAAGGCACAGGACAGCTGAGAGGGTTGCAAGACAGACCGGTGGCATGGTTATTTCCATATCACAAAGAAGGAACATAATCACGCTCTACCAAGGCTATGCAAAATATGTCGTAAGGGAAACCTCGGAGCTTCTGGCAAAGGCAAACCAGGCAATTCAGACGCTAGACAAGTACAAGTCAGTGCTTGACCAAGGCATGATAAATCTTAGTGCGCTGGAATTCGAAGATATTGTAACGCTCTATGATGTTGTGACTGTAATCCAAAGAAATGAAATGGTTATGAGGATAGTCACAGAAGTGGAAAAGTATATCATTGAGCTTGGAGATGAGGGAAGGCTTGTCAGCATGCAGCTTGACGAGCTTGTGGGCAATGTCAAGGAAGACGGGAAGTTCCTCTTCAAGGATTACAACATAAAGCCGGGCATGAACTACAATGATTTCAAAAAGGAGATGAGAAGCTTCTCATCCGAGGAGCTTCTTGATCTCTCGAACATAGTCAAGCTTCTAGGATACTCTCAAATAACCTCGGATCTTGATATTTGCGTATACCCCAAGGGATACAGAATATTAAACAGGATACCAAGGCTTCCAGCCAGCGTAATAGAAAATCTAGTCTCGGATTTCATGAATTTCCAGGCTGTTTTACGTGCAAGCATAGAGCAGCTTGATGAAGTTGAGGGCATAGGTGAGGTAAGGGCGCAGTCCATAAGAAACGGACTCAGGCGCATACAGGAGCAGGTGCTTGTAGATAGGCATATATAG
- a CDS encoding ATP-dependent Clp protease ATP-binding subunit: MFSNFTQRAKAVLDMAGKEASSLGHNFVGSEHILLGILAENRSVAAQILQKMGVTYEQSSARIEEIEGRGASGVQVVGFTPRTKRIFELSLMEAQKMGHSYVGTEHLLLGLIKEGEGIGSRILSEMGINLNVLVMDIQNSLGSGPVPKEPQSQYTRPAVSTPTLDKFGRDLTMQASEGKLDPVIGRDAEIERVIQILSRRTKNNPVLIGDPGVGKTAAVEGLAEKIVVGDVPEILRNKRIVTLDMASMIAGAKYRGEFEERLKKIMEELEKAREVILFIDEFHTIVGAGGAEGAIDASNILKPSLARGEIQVIGATTIDEYRKHVEKDPALERRFQPVMIDEPSEADSISILLGLRDKYEAHHKVKITDEAIKAAVELSHRYITDRFLPDKAIDLVDEAASRVRLKKHTAPSEIKELEEKLKRTAQEKEEAISTQDFEKAAGIRDEERKLKEELDGIMDTWKKKSQGSDENVTAEDIAAVVSLWTSIPVTKLQEEESERLLKLEDILHQRVIGQSEAVDAVAKAIRRARVGLKDPSRPIGSFIFLGPTGVGKTELSKALAEVMFGDEDLMIRIDMSEYMEKHSVSKLIGSPPGYVGYDEGGQLTEKVRRKPYSVVLFDEIEKAHPDVFNALLQILDDGRLTDSKGRVVDFKNTVIIMTSNVGAGAIGRQKSLGFAAELDKKEAEKNEYEKMRDNVTRELRQKFRPEFINRIDDIIVFHSLAEEDMGKIVDIMAEKLIHRLAELDIQMELTEEAKKFIASKGYDPEFGARPLKRAIQKYLEDRISEEMLRGNIRKGEHIVIREEGGALRFETKVLS; this comes from the coding sequence ATGTTCAGCAATTTTACTCAAAGAGCAAAGGCCGTGCTTGACATGGCTGGGAAAGAAGCGAGCAGCCTGGGGCACAATTTCGTCGGAAGTGAACATATACTGCTGGGGATACTTGCGGAAAACAGAAGTGTCGCAGCCCAGATACTTCAGAAGATGGGCGTGACATATGAGCAATCGAGCGCCAGGATTGAAGAGATAGAGGGCAGGGGAGCCAGCGGAGTTCAAGTCGTGGGCTTTACCCCAAGGACAAAGCGGATTTTTGAGCTGAGCCTTATGGAGGCTCAAAAGATGGGCCACAGCTATGTGGGCACAGAGCACCTGCTCCTTGGTCTTATTAAAGAGGGTGAGGGGATAGGTTCGAGGATACTAAGCGAGATGGGCATAAACCTCAATGTACTTGTTATGGACATACAAAATTCGCTCGGGTCCGGGCCGGTTCCAAAGGAGCCCCAGAGCCAGTATACAAGGCCAGCCGTGAGCACGCCAACCCTGGACAAGTTCGGCAGGGACCTTACAATGCAAGCGTCTGAAGGCAAGCTTGATCCTGTCATAGGAAGGGATGCCGAGATAGAAAGGGTAATACAGATACTAAGCAGAAGGACAAAGAACAATCCAGTGCTAATAGGAGATCCTGGCGTTGGAAAGACAGCGGCAGTTGAGGGCCTGGCTGAAAAGATTGTAGTTGGCGATGTGCCGGAGATACTGAGGAACAAAAGGATTGTCACCCTTGACATGGCTTCGATGATAGCAGGTGCAAAATACAGGGGAGAGTTCGAGGAGAGGCTCAAGAAAATAATGGAGGAGCTTGAAAAGGCAAGGGAGGTTATACTCTTTATCGATGAGTTCCACACCATAGTGGGAGCAGGGGGAGCAGAAGGCGCCATAGATGCATCCAACATACTGAAGCCTTCTCTTGCAAGAGGAGAAATACAAGTCATAGGAGCCACCACAATAGACGAATACAGAAAGCATGTGGAAAAGGACCCTGCGCTTGAGCGAAGATTCCAGCCTGTAATGATAGATGAGCCGTCCGAAGCGGATTCCATCAGTATACTGCTAGGGCTTCGCGATAAGTATGAGGCTCATCACAAGGTAAAGATAACGGATGAGGCAATAAAAGCGGCAGTGGAGTTATCACACAGATATATAACTGACAGGTTTCTGCCCGACAAGGCTATAGACCTTGTGGACGAGGCGGCATCGAGGGTAAGGCTGAAAAAGCACACAGCTCCAAGTGAAATAAAAGAGCTTGAAGAGAAGCTTAAGCGAACAGCCCAGGAAAAGGAAGAGGCCATAAGTACACAGGATTTCGAAAAGGCCGCGGGCATAAGGGATGAAGAAAGAAAGCTCAAGGAAGAACTCGATGGCATTATGGACACGTGGAAGAAGAAGAGCCAGGGCTCCGACGAGAATGTGACAGCCGAGGATATAGCTGCTGTGGTTTCGTTGTGGACGTCAATACCTGTAACAAAGCTGCAGGAGGAAGAGTCGGAAAGGCTGCTGAAGCTTGAAGATATTCTTCACCAGAGGGTAATAGGACAATCTGAGGCGGTAGATGCAGTTGCAAAAGCCATAAGAAGAGCCAGGGTCGGACTCAAGGACCCAAGCAGGCCTATAGGTTCCTTCATATTCCTGGGGCCTACAGGGGTAGGAAAGACTGAGCTTTCCAAGGCGCTTGCAGAGGTTATGTTCGGTGACGAGGACCTTATGATAAGAATAGACATGTCAGAATACATGGAAAAGCATTCAGTATCAAAGCTAATAGGCTCTCCTCCGGGGTATGTCGGCTATGATGAGGGCGGACAGCTCACGGAAAAGGTAAGGCGAAAACCGTATTCGGTGGTATTGTTTGACGAGATAGAAAAGGCTCATCCGGATGTGTTCAATGCCCTCCTTCAGATACTAGACGACGGCAGGCTGACCGATTCGAAAGGCAGAGTTGTCGACTTTAAAAATACAGTCATAATAATGACATCCAACGTGGGAGCAGGAGCAATAGGCAGACAAAAATCCCTGGGCTTTGCGGCTGAGCTCGACAAGAAGGAAGCCGAGAAAAACGAATATGAAAAGATGAGGGATAATGTAACAAGAGAGCTCAGACAAAAATTCAGGCCTGAGTTTATAAACAGGATAGACGACATCATAGTTTTCCATTCTCTTGCTGAAGAGGATATGGGCAAGATAGTAGACATAATGGCCGAGAAGCTTATACACAGGCTTGCTGAGCTCGATATTCAAATGGAGCTTACGGAAGAGGCGAAAAAATTCATAGCAAGCAAGGGATACGATCCTGAATTCGGGGCGAGGCCGCTCAAGAGGGCAATACAAAAATATCTTGAAGACAGGATATCGGAGGAAATGTTAAGAGGCAATATAAGGAAGGGCGAGCACATAGTTATAAGGGAAGAGGGCGGAGCGCTCAGATTTGAAACAAAGGTGCTCAGCTGA